A genomic segment from Mus musculus strain C57BL/6J chromosome 13, GRCm38.p6 C57BL/6J encodes:
- the Tubb2b gene encoding tubulin beta-2B chain, which yields MREIVHIQAGQCGNQIGAKFWEVISDEHGIDPTGSYHGDSDLQLERINVYYNEATGNKYVPRAILVDLEPGTMDSVRSGPFGQIFRPDNFVFGQSGAGNNWAKGHYTEGAELVDSVLDVVRKESESCDCLQGFQLTHSLGGGTGSGMGTLLISKIREEYPDRIMNTFSVMPSPKVSDTVVEPYNATLSVHQLVENTDETYCIDNEALYDICFRTLKLTTPTYGDLNHLVSATMSGVTTCLRFPGQLNADLRKLAVNMVPFPRLHFFMPGFAPLTSRGSQQYRALTVPELTQQMFDSKNMMAACDPRHGRYLTVAAIFRGRMSMKEVDEQMLNVQNKNSSYFVEWIPNNVKTAVCDIPPRGLKMSATFIGNSTAIQELFKRISEQFTAMFRRKAFLHWYTGEGMDEMEFTEAESNMNDLVSEYQQYQDATADEQGEFEEEEGEDEA from the exons ATGCGAGAGATCGTGCACATTCAGGCGGGCCAGTGCGGCAACCAGATCGGTGCCAAG TTTTGGGAGGTCATCAGTGATGAGCATGGTATAGACCCCACTGGAAGTTACCATGGAGACAGTGATTTGCAACTGGAAAGAATCAATGTATACTACAATGAAGCAACTG GTAATAAATATGTGCCTAGGGCCATCCTGGTGGACCTGGAGCCAGGCACAATGGACTCAGTCAGGTCTGGACCATTTGGGCAGATCTTCAGGCCGGACAACTTCGTGTTCG GCCAGAGTGGTGCAGGAAATAACTGGGCAAAGGGCCACTACACAGAGGGGGCCGAGCTGGTGGACTCTGTCCTGGACGTGGTGAGGAAGGAGTCAGAAAGCTGTGACTGTCTTCAGGGCTTCCAGCTGACCCACTCACTGGGGGGAGGCACTGGCTCAGGCATGGGGACCCTGCTCATCAGCAAGATCAGAGAGGAGTACCCAGACCGCATCATGAACACCTTCAGCGTCATGCCCTCACCCAAGGTCTCTGACACTGTGGTGGAGCCCTATAATGCCACCCTCTCAGTGCACCAGCTGGTAGAGAACACAGATGAAACCTACTGCATCGATAATGAggctctgtatgacatctgtttCCGCACCCTGAAGCTGACCACACCCACCTATGGCGATCTCAACCACCTGGTGTCAGCCACCATGAGTGGAGTGACCACCTGCCTGCGCTTCCCAGGCCAGCTGAACGCAGACCTGCGCAAGCTGGCCGTGAACATGGTGCCATTCCCACGCCTGCACTTCTTCATGCCAGGCTTTGCACCTCTGACCAGCCGGGGCAGCCAGCAGTACCGAGCCCTGACGGTGCCCGAGCTGACCCAGCAGATGTTCGACTCCAAGAACATGATGGCTGCCTGCGACCCTCGCCATGGCCGCTACCTGACCGTGGCCGCCATTTTCCGTGGCCGCATGTCCATGAAGGAGGTGGATGAGCAGATGCTCAACGTGCAGAACAAGAACAGCAGCTACTTCGTGGAGTGGATCCCCAACAACGTCAAGACGGCCGTGTGTGACATCCCTCCTCGTGGCCTCAAGATGTCAGCCACCTTCATTGGCAACAGCACTGCCATCCAGGAGCTGTTCAAGCGCATCTCGGAGCAGTTCACTGCTATGTTCCGGCGCAAGGCTTTCCTGCACTGGTACACGGGTGAGGGCATGGACGAGATGGAGTTCACCGAGGCGGAGAGCAACATGAATGACCTGGTGTCTGAGTACCAGCAGTACCAGGATGCCACGGCTGATGAGCAGGGCGAGTTCGAGGAGGAAGAGGGCGAGGATGAGGCTTGA